A region of Paralichthys olivaceus isolate ysfri-2021 chromosome 24, ASM2471397v2, whole genome shotgun sequence DNA encodes the following proteins:
- the LOC138407127 gene encoding zinc finger MYM-type protein 1-like, translated as MDKPKRKLKGGAEKLRAKRLKNLAADAGKCCKITDMFSGGVSGAPSTSGESSTTSTIGQGEGASCSDPPMEAAQMVEEGDASTSHEQGGRDDESEPEGHGLSEPLPVHQSSKTVEADVDYFCRPDRATLQTFLNHHPKQHAPNPIGKVFTNKEGTSRKWLTYCDQRPALFCFVCLAFSKPSDNSVFITGMSDCRHAHQRAEEHEKSMAHRACAEAYFLNCSKSDINSLLRGRQLTAHREQIKKRRQVLDRVVEVVRVIGKRGLSYRHEDNEAAYTLEDSSLDHGNFLEMILLLGKYDVALKEHLSDIIHKSKKLHESASGSRGRGSLVTLLSKSTVNSVIDTILKMIKKNIGTEIQKAGMFTIQLDTTQDITAQDQCSVVLRYVTDTVHERLVAVVRCSSSTGEAFVQLLSDVLDGLNLDKSLCIGNATDGAANMQGRYRGFSSLLSSQSPHHVHVWCYSHVLNLVLSDTTEIVIESGSLFHLLNDIAVFIRESHQRMNVWEKESHSSRHKRIAPIGETRWWAKHDALKKVFGSFGKPQDCLYIDVLCTLSAIQDQTTVKSNVRSKARGYKDGLLRHETILTAQLFLRIFEKTTPLSKYLQTGGMDILSAHRMVMSTQEALKEMGRDFQTVKDATESFVKWANDKLEEQDEEMGMEVEVSLPQRRQKKKKSMPGEMAQDETSNDTSKTYEVKVHNQIMDTVIEAMQRRFLDNGNLYQNQWSS; from the exons ATGGACAAACCAAAGCGTAAACTCAAAGGTGGAGCTGAAAAGCTCAGGGCCAAAAGGCTCAAAAATCTAGCCGCAGACGCCggaaaatgttgtaaaataaCGGACATGTTCAGTGGAGGTGTTTCGGGAGCCCCCTCCACCTCAGGTGAATCAAGCACCACCAGCACCATTGGACAGGGCGAGGGGGCTAGCTGTAGCGATCCACCAATGGAGGCGGCACAGATGGTGGAAGAGGGTGACGCTAGTACTAGCCATGaacagggaggaagagatgatGAGTCCGAACCCGAGGGTCATGGACTGAGTGAGCCGCTGCCGGTGCACCAG TCAAGCAAGACTGTTGAGGCAGATGTTGACTACTTTTGCCGTCCAGACCGTGCTACACTGCAAACTTTTTTGAACCACCATCCAAAGCAACATGCTCCAAACCCAATAGGAAAGGTCTTCACAAACAAAGAAGGTACAAGCAGGAAGTGGCTGACATACTGTGATCAACGtcctgctttattttgttttgtatgcTTGGCCTTTAGCAAGCCCTCTGATAACAGTGTATTCATTACTGGAATGTCTGACTGTAGACATGCTCACCAGAGAGCAGAAGAGCATGAAAAAAGCATGGCACATCGAGCTTGTGCTGAAGCTTATTTTCTAAACTGCTCAAAATCTGACATAAACAGCCTGCTTAGAGGAAGACAGCTAACTGCTCATAGAGAGCAGATCAAGAAAAGACGGCAGGTGTTAGACCGTGTGGTGGAAGTGGTCAGAGTGATTGGAAAGAGGGGGCTAAGCTACAGGCACGAAGACAATGAGGCTGCTTATACTCTAGAGGACAGCAGCCTTGATCATGGCAACTTTTTGGAGATGATACTTTTGCTGGGGAAATATGATGTGGCATTGAAAGAACATCTCAGTGACATAATTCATAAAAGCAAAAAGCTCCATGAATCTGCATCAGGCTCAAGAGGCAGGGGTTCCCTTGTCACTCTGCTGTCTAAATCGACTGTCAACTCAGTGATTGACACAATCCTTAAGATGATCAAAAAAAACATCGGCACGGAAATTCAAAAAGCCGGCATGTTTACCATACAACTGGACACAACACAGGATATCACAGCACAAGACCAGTGCTCAGTTGTGCTTCGGTACGTCACTGATACTGTACACGAGAGGCTTGTTGCTGTGGTAAGGTGCAGTTCATCCACAGGAGAGGCCTTTGTTCAGTTGTTGAGTGATGTGCTTGATGGTCTGAACTTAGACAAAAGCCTCTGCATCGGAAATGCCACAGATGGAGCTGCCAACATGCAGGGAAGATACAGAGGCTTCTCTTCACTCTTGTCATCACAATCTCCTCACCATGTCCATGTGTGGTGCTACTCTCATGTGCTCAATCTCGTTCTTTCTGACACCACTGAAATTGTGATAGAGAGTGGATCTCTTTTTCATCTCCTGAATGACATCGCTGTGTTCATCCGAGAATCTCATCAGAGAATGAACGTATGGGAGAAGGAAAGCCACAGCAGCAGGCACAAGCGCATAGCACCCATTGGAGAGACACGCTGGTGGGCAAAGCATGATGCCTTAAAGAAAGTGTTTGGCTCATTTGGGAAACCGCAGGACTGTCTCTACATTGATGTTCTGTGCACCCTTTCAGCCATTCAAGACCAGACGACAGTGAAGTCAAATGTAAGATCCAAAGCAAGGGGATACAAAGATGGCCTTCTCAGACACGAGACCATACTGACCGCGCAATTATTCTTGCGGATATTTGAGAAGACCACCCCACTATCCAAGTACCTCCAAACAGGCGGGATGGACATCCTCTCTGCCCACAGGATGGTGATGTCCACACAAGAGGCCCTTAAGGAGATGGGAAGAGATTTCCAGACAGTCAAGGATGCAACAGAGAGTTTTGTGAAGTGGGCAAATGacaagctggaggagcaggatgaGGAGATGGGCATGGAGGTGGAGGTTTCACTACCGCAGAGGaggcaaaagaagaagaagtccatGCCAGGAGAGATGGCCCAGGATGAAACTTCCAATGACACAAGCAAGACGTATGAGGTTAAAGTCCATAACCAAATTATGGACACGGTTATTGAGGCCATGCAAAGACGATTCCTCGATAACGGCAATCT ATATCAAAACCAGTGGTCTTCCTGA